One Columba livia isolate bColLiv1 breed racing homer chromosome 29, bColLiv1.pat.W.v2, whole genome shotgun sequence genomic window, AGTTTAAAAATGTACTAAGCTTCAATGCTAGCAATCAGCAAGTTTAACTCTTCAAAAGGTTTTATTCCAGAGATTCTTGCAATGCGGCGGAATTCCACGGCCATAACGGAAAGATTTACGGCAGCTTGATACAAGTGAGATTTCAAAGTTGTCGAAAGGCCTTAAAAATATCATCTGCAGTTGAAAAGGAATGATGATGAACTCCGAGTAAACgaaaaacaaaagacaacacCACTTCAAATGCGtatgaaatgcaaaagtaaTGCCCTGCAGGCTACTGCCAAAGTGTTGACTTGTCCTCAAAGAGATCTGTCAATCAGCACAGCTTCTGGATAAGCACTAAAATACGTACGTTCCCGCGACAGGCACACCATTCcagttgaaaagagaaaaataaagggagTTGGGAGCCTTCAATTGATCACCGCcagttttgagaaagaaaagccacatTCCACTCAGTTTAAGATGCCTTCGTTGTTGGACACTAAGCAcatgttttcattattaaaaaaagaaatatccagTTGTGCCCTTTACATGTATTAAAGTGCATTAAGTCACCACTTGGAAAGCAGGCCAGAAAGTCCCTTTGAAATTGGTCCCTAAGCGCTGCAGTAGCATCTGGAGTGGTAGAACAGTGGTCTAGCAACAGCCTGTTTCACAGCACCATGGCGAGTACAGTGAAATTCCAGAAACTGATAGTGAAATACATACTGAAGCTCCAAGAGGATAAGACGGTAGGAGCACAGAACAGCTCTGCTCTCGTGCTGGGGGCAGAGTTACCTGTTGAAGCTGTCCCACAGCCACATCCTTGTTTCCACGCGCCTAAATATACTCTTTGCAGGCTTCTGGAGTATTTTTCTAGTTGAGATAATTTGTACAGAGGATTCCCTTAATGCCGATGTGCAGTATAGCATCGCTTTTGTGGAGGACAGCTGTTTGTTAAAGCTAAAATCACCAATTTAAAAAGGCCCAGCACCTTGCAACAAGTTTTCTAGTAAAAGGCCAATTTAttcttcatcatcatcttcatagtAACGATTCCGTTTGATCTGTTCTTCCACTGACAGATCTTCCATATCTTCACCCTCCCAGAAACCAACATCTTGGGATTTGCGATTCTGGTCAGGAGATGATTCCTTAGCAGTCAAGACATTGGCTAAGTCGGAATGTTTAGGAGAATTTGGCTCAAGGAGTTCTTCATTTGGAATTTCCTGCTCTTCCAAGGTGTGTTCTTCCTCATCTGTGTCTGCATTCACCTGGCCATTTTCTACAAGATTGTGCTCCGCTGTTTTGATACCAGCCAATTCCCGTTCTTCCTCTACGTTTTGCTCTTCAGCACTCTGGATCTTCCTATTCTcaaccttcttttctttttgctttttgtctacCACGACCTCTCTCTCCAGTTCCTCACTTCTTTTCAGCATATCTCTCTCTGCCTTAGAAGGAGAAGATGAATTCTCTGATTTTTGGCCTTTCACAGATACTGTTCTAAACGAGGCTGCGACTGTAAAGGGACGACTTCTCTCCTTCAGCGAGGAAGATCTTCTTAACTTTTTGAGATCCAGATCCACGTCCTCCAGCACATCTGGCTTGGATGTCTCCTCTTCCGGGGGCCACTTGGGTTTGAACACTTTGATGCCCTCATCTAAGGCACTTCCCTGAACACTTTGGTCAGACGGAGGCGGCCAGGCAATCCTGagcttctttgtctctgctggtctctcttctctttcaggCAAAGCCGAAGCTTTTGCTTCCATACTTGCTGCCAGAACTCCAACTTTTGCAATCGGGGCGTCCTCTACTCCTGAGCTTTGCGGATTTTCTGTTGCATTTACACCATGGACACTTTTCTCTGGGGATTCTTCACATTCAGTTTTGCCTGCCCACAATTCCTTATGCTGTTTGTGTCCAAAGCCTTCATCATAATTGCCTTTAGATTTGAAGAGCTGATTGAAGTGAGGCTTGCAGTAAATAGTTCCTCGCAGAGATGCGTATGTCCCAAGACTGTTCAGGAAAATACAAAGTCAAATGTGAGTATTCTGTGTCTCAGCCACCCAGACAggtgtatattttatttatgttactGATCAGATTCAATTCCAGTCTCCCCACGTGTTCAGAAGAGACAAGCCTTCAGCTTTCATGAGATTGTATGGCTCTCTTTTCAAACATCAGGTATTCTTTACAAAGCTGAACATTATATTTTTCCCCACCTAAAAGTACataaagagtttaaaaatagaCTGCACCAAGTGTAAAAGCCCCTGGCAGGGCTAGGACTGTATCACCACTCCTACAATCCTCTCCAGTTCACTGAATTATCATTACCTTCAGCTCAGCTAAGCCTGAATGgcatcacaggatcacagaagggtttgggttgaagggaccttcaaatgtcaccttacccacccctgccatgagcagggacatcttcagcagctcagggtgctcagagccccgtccagcctggcctgggatgtctccagggatggttcatctaccacctctctggccaacctgggccaggctctcaccaccctcagggacaacaattgcCTTTTACCCagcctcttttagtttaaaaccatcaccccttgtcctgtcccaacaggccctgctcaaaagtctgtccccatctttcttcaggccccttttaagcactgaaaggccgcactaaggtctccctggagcttctcttccccagctgaacaccccaactctctcagccgttcctcccagcagagctgctccagcctcgcatcatttctgcggctcctctggcccctctccagcaggtccaggtctgtcctgtgctcaggaccccagagctggacgcGGTGCCCGGGGGGTCTcacagagcggagcagaggggacaatcccctccctccacctgctgcccacggggctggggatgcagcccagggtaccGCTGATCTGGTGCCAGCGCGTGTTGCTGGCTCATCCAGCTCAGAAGGGGAACCTACACATCCTGGATGGCAGCCGAGCAGAGCAGCATGTTTACCTGAGTTTACTGTTGCAATAGGAGCAGCGGAAACAGCTGATGTGAAACACCTGCTTGTTGGCAAGAAGCCTTTCCATGGGGTACACGGTCTTCTGACACCCAACACAGGTTTCCTTCATTGGCAACTGAAATTTCtacaggaagaagagaaagcttGTTAACTGGAAAATGAATCAGCCGCTGGGGGACTTGGCTTGGGTTCATGCAGAGTTCTCAGAAGAACTGCAGCTATTCACTTTCTGCAACTCACTGCTAATTACGGCAGAGCGGGTTCTGGTGGGCAGCGAGTGAGGAAGAGGCTATGGCAGGATTGCTGCGGTTTGACAGCCAGCCAAGATTTTGCCCCAGTGCATTCCACTGCTGCAGCATCACAACTTGAACAACGGTCGAGAAGGAACAATGAAAATACCAGAACTTTGACTGAGCCAGTTCCCAAACAGCTGTCTAATCTAtttctgcaaagtcatttttTCTTGGTAGGAAAATGATGAAGAGACATTCAGGTAAATGTTAGTCAGTATGAGACTtatggaagtaaaaaaaatagtatggAAAAAGAGCTGAAATAACCTCAAAATAAAAGGTGGAAGGGGAAAGGAGTGAAACAGGCTGCTCAGCAGTTTGAAATTATGCACTTTTGCTTAATTCTTCTCTTAAAGAAACAGGCAATGGCCTGAGCACAGATGCAGGCAGCAGGAAACTCTTCTGACTCTATTGGTGAGCAACGCCAGTTCTATCGCAAAGAAACTCCACTCAAGTTTCAGGACACACAGCCCTCAAATTCACTCAAGACTTAAAGTGAGGAGGTTAAACAGCTAAAATTATTTATGTGTTCACTAAGAGAATTTCCTGGGAGTTTACTGCAAGAGTAAACTGAAATGCTGAGGAGTCAAGTGTCACTGCTGCGCCGCATGGGAACAACctcacattttatttctctgacaGCATCAAGGAAGCAAGTACATTGTCTGTGGAAAAAAGGTCACTTGATGCCATTCACTTCTTGGAATCTTGGCCCATAGCGAATACACtttaaaggcaaaatgaaataacttAGAGTTGAAAAATTGGCAATCTCGGGCTGTGTTGATTACAACTACTTTAGCAGCAGGGTAAAAAGCGCCTACGTTCCATATCTTGGGTCTGCACGGGTACTTTGATATTGTAGCTTTTCTTTGACAAAGGGTTACCTGCCATGTACTTACGAAAAAGCTTTATGGAAAAATATGATgggcaaaataaaaacaggaagGTCACAGGAAGCCATAATTACAGCAATTTATTTATAACGGACTAGAAACAATGGTTAGGCAATAAAAGTTACAATAGGTGAGGGACGGATTGCTGAGGACAGAGCCAGCTGAAGTCAGTTTGTCACAACCATAAAGTTTGCTGCCAATTTCATTCCAGTTTAATCGGCATTTCAATTTTGCTAAGGCATTGCTTGACATTATAGTAGATTAAAGTTCTAATTACAGCGTGACCACCAAAAGTTCAGAgttcctttggaaaaaatattcaccATTTCTAGGTGCTGCCAAAACTGTATATGAATTCTGAATTTCGAGTCTAAATGAAATCACAAAAGATTAGATTACCGATGCAAACAGAAATCTAATCACCCACGCGTTCCACAGGGAACAAGGCAGCAACAATTTGCTTGCCCATCGGGAAGTAACTCGCCCTGCAATGTCAGTTTTGCGAGGTGACATTAGGGTGCTGGCGTGTGCTTCTGCAATGCACATCCCCAGGGAAGAACGGGAACTTACTTGGATAACGATCAGCCCTATGGCTGATGGAGAGGCCTTTGGGgtgtgaagagaaagaaattccaGGCATACTACAAACAGGAGCtacaggaggaaggcgaggcccaataaatataaaaagacTTGAGAGAAAGCTGAGAGTTGAGCTCACATTAGGAGGGAAGCAGAAGGCAGGAGTAGAGGTTAGGAACCGAGAGCAGGAAACAGAAGCTGGAAGAGACAAATTGGAACCTTACATGAATAAACAGCATCCGGGTTGCTATCTTGGCGTCTAAAGCACTAACAAGGTAGAGCACTAAAATGGTTCTAACACTAGAGAGAGCACAAAGGACCAAGAACACAGGTTGTGTGCACCTTGTGTGCTGTAACAGACTGCGACTACAGAAAGGCTATAGGCAGCTCTAATCTGGCATTAATACTCCAGCACATGAGGAAGCCGCATCTCGCTGGTCTTCGTGAGGTCAGTGCTGCTCCTCCCAAAGATGGGGAAACAACAAAAGCACAGTTGTTTCCTCAGGAGTGAGCCAGGAAGTCTGTGGCAGCCCAGGGAACAGGCATCCTAACTGCAGGCAGCACACATGACATGTACAGTGTGATCAAAACGTTCAGTACTGCTGTCTGTATCTCTAATAACATTAGCAAATACATTCCTGCCCAAGAAGTTCTTCATCTGCTTTATAGCTCCCACTAAAGAAAACGTAACATTAAAGACTCACTACTCAGAACACCAAACTTAATCTCTGTGGAGTCAGTCACCACCTTACTACAAAGTTGCTCCCACCTGCAGTTACCTTGGGAGCAGCGGGAAGAGGAGGGTGCAAAGCCAAGTCCCTTCTGCAGGCTCTAAAGTGAGTTGGTTTTAACCAGCACCAATGGTTGAGAAGAAATCGCTGCTTTACCTTCACTGCTTTAGGCAGAGACGCATCTGTCTGGCCAGCGGGTTTAGAACCggagttttgctgctttgtgctCACAGGTTTCTGACCTTCTGTCTCGCTCTCCAAGTTTTGTCCAACTaagggagcagaggaggaagaaaaggcaatGACAATGATTTTAAAACCATGGAAACCTTAGGCTCCTAAGACCAAAGAGCAATCCTACCAGCTAAGGGCTAACGCATCTGCTATTAAACCTTTAGACCTCGATATTCAAACATGATCATTCTAGCTTTTCTTATTTACCAGGAAAGTTAAGTTGATAACGTAAAGAAAACTAATACAGGGGAATCCAACATCTAACCTGCAGGAACTGTTCTTCGGTTCTGCAAAGTGCTCGTGTGTGGGCTTGAATTTAGGTGTAAAGCAAAGGCAACATGAGAACATGGTTATGCACTTTACTGAATAGGAACTTGTGTATCTCTGGACAACACCAAAGACATTTGGTAAGTGTCCTGCATTAATAATTAAGTACTTCAGCCTATAGTAGTTGCCAGAGCTGTACTTAAATGTGTTCAATCACAGCAAACAAGTTACAGATGTCTTATAATTATAATTGCAAATGATCCACTCAACCTGAAATAAATTCTTATAAAGTTGGAGTTAGGCACAGGACAGATTTTTAGTACAAGACAGCTTTCAATTGGGTCCAATTCATCATTTGACAGGACTGATCTCCAGCATCCTACACACAGCTGGGTAATTGGTGCTTCTCCTCAGCCACGGCCTTCGCTCCTGTTGAGGCAGGAGAACAAGGACCTACCATTGCCGTCCTCCAGAAGAGCAGAGTGGAAAGCCAAGCTGTTCTCCCCTCCAGAAACCTGCAGGAGAATATTAGACAATGAGCACCTCTGACCTTCTAAAGTCTCAATAATCATGACCACAGCAACACAACAGTTGGAAGCACTGAACAGGAAGAgactggtcacactggggcgCACAtgaagctgcttttgttttagaaGGCACGAGGCAAAGTCCAGCTGACTGCCCAGGGTGTTCGGAAATCTGATGTTCTCAGGTTGAGACAAGATGTAACAAGATGAACTGCAAATCATCACTAATTTGCTTTAATGATTGAAAGGTTCATTGCAAGCTACTGAAGTTTGCAAATTAATGAGGTAATGAGGAAACAAGTCACTTATATTAACATATTCCcacttactgaaaaaataacacCAAGCGCTGGGAAGTGCTTCAGCATGGCTgcgtgtggcagaatgcaaaccccccctctctccttagatatggaaggagtagacacatctccctctctctctgctgcttgaggccaacagctccttttgtttggccccagagccccctggccagggtcgttaagagagaggagagggagtgccgaggcacccgtggccagtgtgggggtgttTGGAAGCtccaggggcacccacagccagggtgggggtgcagagaagcttctggaatgcccacagtcagctCTGATCAGGCCATAAAATGGGATTCTCGTCGAGGCTCTGCCCCTtgcgcgggtctctcggagttACGAGCTGAGCCGCTGCCGCCAGGAGCCGCTGCCCCCGGGACGGAGACTCCGCTTGTCTTGCCCCCACCTGTGtgagtaaattaaccctcgcaggattgtgagtgtatctactttccgtgcacatctgcacgtgtatttatactttctgtgcgcatttgcacgtgtactttccgtgctcaatacaagCACATGTATAGATGATTTCCTCGccgaatcgcgagtgtattttcctcccgtgcttccacataagcacgtgcgatattccgtgcacatttgcacgtgtatttctccttgcaggattgcgagtgtattataaatttaccctcgcagaatcacgagtgtacactttccgtactcactacaaGCACGTGTATCCCTTTACAATaaccccacaccgtgttcatGCAGTGTGGACTCCTCCCGGACTCAGggccggctccggcattgttttggtgaagccacgtgcacgcacactgtggaccgcctgttgtatttattgctgccccttaataattttcctcaattgatatccgaacctgtattcaagtcacttttgcagtgctaaaccctgtttctcaccagtttaatacAAGTTGTTCTGGACCCTGTTGTCTcttaaactaacctcagggtgcctccgtgaccCCGTGGCTGTTGAGTCACACATCTGGCTACTACATCTTTCACAGAATCGGTGTGAAAAATGACAAGTTAGAaagtttatttcatttcctttttgctaGAGGATTCCTGTTTCTGACATTACTAGTAGCAGTTTTAATTAGGCTTGTTTCCAAAGTTCATCACGTCATTTCATAAGGACAGTCCTGGCTCTCAGCGTCCTATTCAGGTTCTTTATTGCACCTGGACTCTTCTGCAAGTCCCTTCCCAATTGCAGCTGAACACAAGACATTTCATTCAAATCTCCCCTTCAACAACAGGGATATGTTCTGATTTAACAGGTGTTCTTTTAATTAACGCACCTTTTAGcgcagagcagccctgcccagccacaCACAAGCTGCTCAGCTGCcgggaggagcagctgaaagcagcagttTGGCCCCTTGCCCACCAAGGCTGGAAAGCTCTCAAAGCCCTCCTGGCATTCGGCTGCCACGTGCTCGGAACGGCTGGGACACACAGTACCCCAGTTCTTATTCAGCTACTTTTATCCCGTCTGCTGTCCCCGGTTTAGCGTACAAAGGCTTGAGCGTGCTTTATTATCTCTAATTCACAGAGTAATTTAGTCTCAATTTGCAGCTGAGGCTCAAAACTGGGAGCAAACCCAAGCTGGCGTTCTCAGTTACCTTCAGCAAAATTTAGCCGCtaaatgcaaaagaaacaaGGACAAACTCCTTTTACTTGTGTCACACAAACCAAACTAAcgcaaaccaaaaaaacaccccaaacaccaaaaatccacaaacaaaacaaatacaggCATGTCATTACTGAAGGAACAGGGAAACGCTCCAAGAAAACTTAAAATGTGTCTCAAGATATTCTCTAGGACTGCTTAAAGTCTTCACAGAGACTTGATCGGTTATAATTCTGATACAGTCTAAAAAACAatctaaaaaaatacatatcagGAATTCTGCAGCATGTCAATAACCTGCTTGTATCCCATTTCTAGATGGCATGCGGAATAAGTCCACCAGCTGCGCTTCTACAACAAGTTCTGCTTAAAGTGAAGCCCTTGAGCTTCTCCAGCGTGAGCATCTTACCTTGTCCCCATCCTGACGGGACACGGAGTCCTCAGCACCTGGTGGCACATTCTCCTTCTGCTCACATCTGTAATTCTTGCGGTCACTGTCACTGCCTTGAATCTCATTCTAAAGAATAAAGCGCTTGAAAGTTGACGGGTTCTTTTCCCCTAGGAATgtacttgctttgtttttcttaaaatcttttaaaactgttttcctaGTATATACAGtgatgaaagaaaggccataaAAATCTATATGAACTTGGTAAGTGATACATACTAATGAAGGACAAAGATGGGGCTGTGGAATTTCACCGTGCTCCATGGAAGCAATGCCAGCATTTACTGAGGAGTTTGTTCTTGAAAAAACGACTTAAGAGTTCCACAAAAGAATCTTTcagacttcaaaagaaaaatccagtgAAACCTCGTGTTTTCTTTATTGCCATAGGATACAAGATAATTGGAGAGAGACATGTGCCTTTCACAAGGCATCTTCTCTGTAACGAGGAAGAGAAATGACCAACTGCCAGCACCAGCATCTTAGTGGATTTTGTAAGCAGGTCTGCACTAAACCAAACACCTCTAACAGGTATGTAATTGAATATTACAATTACAATGTATCCATCTCTAAACATGCTGTCCATCgtctctccctccccttcccgcATCACTTGCAATGCATAGAAACCATTGCTCATCAACCAGACTCTAACAAAGCGCCCAGCAGTTTAATCCAGGCCTAATTACCCCATGTGCCctcaaaaaatcacagaatcccagaatgtcaggggttgaagggacctggaaagctcacccagtgcaatccccccatggagcaggaacacccagatgaggttacacaggaaggtgtacaggcaggttttgaatgtctccagaataggagattccacaacctttaccttgctgaaatccagggttgcaattctgcttgttatcctgctcctgccacaggagatcctgaactccaccatctcatggtcgctgcaaccaaggcagccctcaacctttaccgcttcaaccagcccctccttgtcagtgaggatgaggtccagcagtgcgcctctcctagtcagctcctccaccctttgcatcaga contains:
- the LIMA1 gene encoding LIM domain and actin-binding protein 1 isoform X2, whose product is MEPSPFNRRQWTSQSLKITAKELSLVNRNKSSALVERFSKYQKAAEEATAEKKRSSAENLPPHLRRGNLSVLKKKWENPALGEESGKETQRSSCAEVRRKVGSPGAAGSSPTSPPGTEQNPGAGATAATRAPSGIPGQLPCHSPSTTSRSHSVESGQMENCPREPREVEKPEGSESADSSGKIEKYSVPLNKLKMMFEKGEAAQSKVPREPRKPAGGRRISENSLSSEDFDVGQGEKSRSTSDNSPALSPEKTESKKSLEMPRLTETSIKDRLAKYQAAVSKQGSSTGPSTTVSGGENSLAFHSALLEDGNVGQNLESETEGQKPVSTKQQNSGSKPAGQTDASLPKAVKKFQLPMKETCVGCQKTVYPMERLLANKQVFHISCFRCSYCNSKLSLGTYASLRGTIYCKPHFNQLFKSKGNYDEGFGHKQHKELWAGKTECEESPEKSVHGVNATENPQSSGVEDAPIAKVGVLAASMEAKASALPEREERPAETKKLRIAWPPPSDQSVQGSALDEGIKVFKPKWPPEEETSKPDVLEDVDLDLKKLRRSSSLKERSRPFTVAASFRTVSVKGQKSENSSSPSKAERDMLKRSEELEREVVVDKKQKEKKVENRKIQSAEEQNVEEERELAGIKTAEHNLVENGQVNADTDEEEHTLEEQEIPNEELLEPNSPKHSDLANVLTAKESSPDQNRKSQDVGFWEGEDMEDLSVEEQIKRNRYYEDDDEE
- the LIMA1 gene encoding LIM domain and actin-binding protein 1 isoform X1; translated protein: MEPSPFNRRQWTSQSLKITAKELSLVNRNKSSALVERFSKYQKAAEEATAEKKRSSAENLPPHLRRGNLSVLKKKWENPALGEESGKETQRSSCAEVRRKVGSPGAAGSSPTSPPGTEQNPGAGATAATRAPSGIPGQLPCHSPSTTSRSHSVESGQMENCPREPREVEKPEGSESADSSGKIEKYSVPLNKLKMMFEKGEAAQSKVPREPRKPAGGRRISENSLSSEDFDVGQGEKSRSTSDNSPALSPEKTESKKSLEMPRLTETSIKDRLAKYQAAVSKQGSSTGPSTTNEIQGSDSDRKNYRCEQKENVPPGAEDSVSRQDGDKVSGGENSLAFHSALLEDGNVGQNLESETEGQKPVSTKQQNSGSKPAGQTDASLPKAVKKFQLPMKETCVGCQKTVYPMERLLANKQVFHISCFRCSYCNSKLSLGTYASLRGTIYCKPHFNQLFKSKGNYDEGFGHKQHKELWAGKTECEESPEKSVHGVNATENPQSSGVEDAPIAKVGVLAASMEAKASALPEREERPAETKKLRIAWPPPSDQSVQGSALDEGIKVFKPKWPPEEETSKPDVLEDVDLDLKKLRRSSSLKERSRPFTVAASFRTVSVKGQKSENSSSPSKAERDMLKRSEELEREVVVDKKQKEKKVENRKIQSAEEQNVEEERELAGIKTAEHNLVENGQVNADTDEEEHTLEEQEIPNEELLEPNSPKHSDLANVLTAKESSPDQNRKSQDVGFWEGEDMEDLSVEEQIKRNRYYEDDDEE